A segment of the Asterias amurensis chromosome 11, ASM3211899v1 genome:
AAATGTTTCTCACTtcatattaaaaacaatgaatgaTCAAGTCATATACAGACAACTGCACATATAGCATGATTTCAAACTTTTTGACCTCTGGGTCAGAGTCAAAAAGTTTGAAATCATGCTTTGACTTGAGCAGAGATTCTCTTACCAGTTAGTCCATATCTAGCTGATGGTTTACTACCAATGTCATGTTTGACAGTACTGTAATCCATCTCGTCGTTGCCAAGAAACCAACCAACTTGCTTCCGTCTCGCCACAAGATCTGTGTTGTTTGGGAGGTCAGCGCTGCCAAACAGGAAGAATGAAGAGCCAGGAACATCTCTTGCAAGGTTACTGGCAATTTCTGTATTAAAAGTAAAGTACGGGATTGGTTATTACCAAAAAAGAGATACTGTCTACAAAGGTTTGCCACTATGAGAACTTTGTCCAAGTTGTCaagtcggccatcttgttgtgaAATGCATCATTGGCGATAACATGTTAacctattttttttatcaaatcgGTAAAACTTTCAGCCTGGGGCTAACTACCACCTTGAATCCTGAAGACGACCAGCACACAGTACGAAATGGTGAGACCACACTAgcacttttcagagccaccacgccctcaaaagagaattattacatggttgtacccacaagtttttACTATCATTTATAGTTCATTATTACTATTCACACATGCAAGGCTTCCAATGTCACCTTGAATGTAAGCCTTATTGTTGTACTCAACAGACCAACCTCGAGCGAGGGCTCCACATTCCTCTAAACTGACGTCTCCTGATAATGGATAAATGGGCAACAGATCAACAGCTCCTAGTCTAGGGTGGCCCCCACACTGTTTACTCATATCCACCTGCCTGTATGCCTCCCTACATGCATTGTACACACTTTGTGATAGATGGTGGAGGGGGGCTGCTATCGTCAACACGGACCGGTTGTAGTCGTAATCCGAAAATATGTTGAGAACGGTTGACTGGCACTTCAGACCTAAACCAAAGACAAATATTTGAGATTGTTACCAAGGACATATCAAATGAGTTCCTATTGTTCTTTAATACAACTGTCTACATCTGATCTATGCATCTGTTCAGCATCTAGATAATTAAATGCAAAGACTCGACTCGTTACAAAGTTTTGTTTACAGTTACACTATGTAGTAGCCTAATACGCATGTGTAATTTTTTCGGCAAGAACTTGCCCTAGTGCCtgctcgggaactagttcccgcaaaacatgtgcgcgcgatcactagactatattagttaaTCCCACGTGaccatgtttcagccaaccagaatacagaaaaagcaagaggtgtgtaaTAAAACCTTTTAATTGATACTTCACAATGCAATACCTCATCACATACCAAGTTTGTTATCATCTGAAGATATTTCCTGACTAGCACTTGAAGAAGATACAGCAGCTGAAGCTACAGACTCGACTATCTTTGCATTCCTGCCTTCTGAGATGTTGAGTAAACAAATGGCTAATCTCTTCATTGCAGTCATTCTGATCATCAGGCTTTATGACGGTAGAGAAGACATCTATTATGATCTGATTctataaaatgtttaaaaagaaTGTGAAGAAGTACATAAAACACTTGCgagacaacaacaataacaacatcaaCATAAGGGTaccaacaaaaacaactttgattTGAAGTAACCGTCCGACTTTCTTGGCTTGGCCTTGAGGCTAAGATGGGACATTATGGATGCAGGCATGCTCTGGACATGACTAGAATAAGACAAGAGGTACGATTATCGCCGAATCCTcagtcaaacaattttttaccACTCGGCTCGCTCGGTCATTTTCACCTTTCATCAGATCAGATCAGAATCAGATAGATCATGATAGAGTGATCACTGATCACTACACTAAAAACATTGTCATTGGTGGCGAGAGGTCGTAAAATTTGTCCTTCAAATGAAACTCACCGACAACAGGTTTACAAAGATATACCGACCAAAGATTATACTAGACAGCATGTAGTTCATCCATGAACATGAGGAGGCAGTTTGTTGGATCGCGACACAAGATCTTGCAGACGATACTCGTCgtgtgctaaaaaaaaaaaaactaaagcaAAGTCCATTTTGGTGGGCGCCCTCAAGAGTTAAGTttagacaaggtttttttcactGCTTCACGACGGCCGACATTTTTTTCCAGTTTGTTATTGCTCCGACTTGGGtgtaatttttgtcaaaaagacaGTGTTGTGAATACTCAATGCCACCCAACATTACTACAGGAGTTTCATCACATATCTACCTACGTTTGTGACTCGCAAGTCGTCTTTGGAGTGCCACTAAATTAGTGTCGGGTAAGACC
Coding sequences within it:
- the LOC139944364 gene encoding glutamate formimidoyltransferase-like — translated: MIRMTAMKRLAICLLNISEGRNAKIVESVASAAVSSSSASQEISSDDNKLGLKCQSTVLNIFSDYDYNRSVLTIAAPLHHLSQSVYNACREAYRQVDMSKQCGGHPRLGAVDLLPIYPLSGDVSLEECGALAREIASNLARDVPGSSFFLFGSADLPNNTDLVARRKQVGWFLGNDEMDYSTVKHDIGSKPSARYGLTGVGASLYVTNYNVTINTKDVSIGHDISKRIRSTTPGGLPGVRVMAFAHRGKVEIACNVEHFSNDKTKDVPHKTNEEKHTLDNQPDRSTYKDVCYTSPAVIEARVKVLAEEQGVTLEGSSVIGFTPQEAYELAVHALQTGKAEFWRTRKPGTMM